The nucleotide sequence GATTTCCGATTCCATGAAGTTGTCTCCGTGCCTGAAAATTCTGTTTCCAATCTGTCTGCGGTGCACCGCCCTGCTCTGGTCCACCCCCGCCCTAACCCGTCACGCCCAAACGGTATTCGCCCAAACGTGTGCCCCCCGCCATGCTGTCCATCCACTGCAGGTAACGTTGCCAACCGCCGCGATCGAATCGGGTCGTTTGGTCAAATTCCGAATCCATTTCCGGCGGGATTTTGGACAGGACCGACAAGGCTTGCTTGATCAACAGATCGGCTTCGCGGGTTCGCCCCATTTTTCGAACACACTGGGCCTGTCCCAAGATTGCTTCCAGCGCCGGCGGCTGATTCATGTATCGCAGTGAAATCGCCCGATACGCGGTCGACGCTTCATCCAATCGTCCCATTTCCAACAGCGTGTCGGCTTCGGACATCAAACAGTTTCGCAAGATCACGTCGGCGCGTGCCGACAAAGGCTGTTCTTCTTCGCGACGTTCATACAGCTGTCGCAGCTGTGCGAATCCCTCCAGAGCCGCCAACAATTCCGCCTCACTGCGTTGCCGCGACGTTCGGCGTGCGGCGTCCAACAGCGACGGGTCATCCGCTTCGGTGGCCGCCCAACGAGCCGCAAACGCATGAGTCCGTGCCAACAGATATGCCGTCGTTTCGGCGCGACGTTCCGGCCAGTATCTCTGGACCGCTTCGTCCAACACGCGAATGGTTTCCTGCAACAGTTCATCGTTCTGGCGATACAGTTCGATCTTTTCGGCATCGCTTAGGTCCGACGATTCCAGATCCGCCACCGTGATTTGTTCGTACAGCAATTCACCCAGTGAATACATCGAATCACGCCACGCAGGGCTGTCCGGCCGCAGGTCCCCGTCTTGCAGGTTGGCGTGCAGAAAGTCCTTGGCCAACTGGACATAATCGATCGCGTCGATATCGGTGACCGCCTCGGAATCTTCGTTCTGCCGACGACGCCGTCTTTGTTCGCGATTGGCCAATTCGATTGACGCCAGTGCGGCCATCAATCGGGCGTCATAGCGCAACGGATCACGTTCGAATTCGACGATGCAAGTCTCAAACGCGTCGATGGCTTCTTCGGGTCGGTCTTCGGCCAGCAAGGCTCGTCCCAAAGCGATCAAACCACGCGGCTGGCGCCGCCGTTGTTCGTATCGCAGATAGTCCTGCAACATGTTGATGCTGCGTGAAAAATGCCGACCTTGCTGATAGGCCTGGATCGCCGACCACAGCAGATCCAAATACTCCGGATCATTGAAACGCAACTTGGCCGCTTGATGAAACGCATCGCCGGCGGAGTGGTATCGGTGCCGAGCGACTTGAAAGGTGGAACGATCGATTTCACCGCCCGCGGCGTCGGCCAGCGTGGCCTGGGCCCACTGCAAATAGCCTTGCCCTTCTTCTTCCAAGGACTCGCTACTGGAATAAAGCGGTGACAATGATCTGGCGGTTTCGATGGCCGATTCGAATTCGTTCTTGCGTCGCAAAACTTCGATCGCCGCGCTCAATCGTTTTCGAAATTCGTCTTTCGTGATCAGCGACGAATCGAATCGGTCGGTGCTGCCCAGTTCGTGCATCATGTAACGAGTCGTCTGGACGACTTCCTCACCACGGCCTTGATCGGCCAGCAGTTCAATTTCACGGATGCCACCCACCAGCGCGGCGGCGCCGAAGGGACGTTGCTGTCGGACGGACGTCAATTGGGCGATGGCCAGTTCCAAATCGCCCTGCAATTGATACGCGCGGGCGGCCAACAACCGGGCTTGGGATCCGATGCGGGGCTCGGCTTCGCGTTGCAGCCGATTCATTTCGACCAGCACCGGTTCAAAACGACTGGCGATCGCTTGTTTGATTCGTGGGTCCTCATCACGACCGCTGGTCCAAGCGGACGATCCCGTCGCGCCGCCGGCCGATGAGGCCATGGATTCGTTCAGATCAAAATCTTCCACCGTTTGGTCGATCTGTCGCTGAGCGTTCAGCAGACGAAATTCGTCGCGAAAGGAAGCCAATCGTGTTTGGGTCGCCAAGTCGGATGCATTGAATTTGGCAAATTCACCATCGATGATTGCTTTGGCGTCCTGCCAACGTGCCATTGCCAACAACGCACGCGTGCGAATCAACTGGCCTTGGCGCTGCTGTTCCTCGCTTAGCGTCGGCAAGGACAGAAATGTCTTGATGGTTTCCAGCGACTTCTGCGCGCCGCCGATCTTCAGCCGCAATTGTGCCGAGGCCAATAGCGGCAACAGGTCTCGCCGCATCGTTTGGTCCCGCTCGATCGCCTGGTCCAGGGCGTCAGCCGCCGCGGCGTATTCGCCGGTCGACAGCAAAGCCAGTCCCAACAAACGGTTACCTTCCGCTTCGCGTCCATCGGGAAATCCTTTTTCCGACGCTTCCTTCAGGTCGGGCACCGCGTCGGAATGGATCTCGCGGCGTGCCGCGGTTCCGGTGGCATTTTCGGACAACGCCATCTTTCCGGCACCGATCAGAAAAGCACGCAGTGCCCGCAGCGACCGGGCGTCCGCTTTCGTTTCCGGTGCAACCGCTGGTGCTGCGGCGTCGCCGGTTTCCGCGGCATCCTCCGGTGTGTCCGCTGGTTCTTCGGCGACGGGTTCGCCGGAATCACCTTCGGGCGGAAGTTCGGATTCCAGTTCTCCCAGTTCGACCTGTTCGGCGATTTTTCCCGCGATGATCGGTTGCCCCTGCAGGTACTGGTCCATCGCCAGTTGCAGACGTCGACCGTCGTCCGGAGGCCCACTGCCCAGCCAGATCGATGCGATTCCGGCGAATCCCATCAGTGCGCTCAGGCCGGCGATCCCAACGAACACGACCGGCCAAGGAGAACCTGACTTGGGTGCGGCGGCATCGGTTGCGTCGGGGGTATCGGCCATCCCGGCAGGGTCCCATCGGTGGACATAGAATTCGTCGATGATCCGTTTTCGACGGTCTGCATCCCTACCAAGATTTCTGTTTCACGCACAAGGCGGATCCGCGTGGTGTCTGGCCCCTGCTGTGGCCAGTTCGTCGGCCCACCGACGTGCCGCCAAGCGGGCTGAAGACGGACGCAGTGTCGCGGCACAGGAATTGTTTGCGGTGATTCTCCTTGGCGAAGGCGGGTGGAATTACCATACTGAGCGATCAGGGCGTCATCGCCACCCGGGACGTTTCCGCGTCACGCGGGCGGTCACGTGCCTGCCGACCCACCCACCGTTGACAGATGTGCACGTCGCCAGGTTCGGGGGCGTCGTACCTTCGGCTTCTTGATCCAAGCCGATCGGCTGCGGATCGATCTTTCGCCCGCCACCGGCATCGCACGTCCCACCATGCATCTGTCTTTTTGCCCAAGTGAGCTTGGAGTTCTCGTTTCGTGTTGAAAGTTCTATACGCACCGCTGCGGCTGGCCACCGGTTGGGGAATCAGTCCCCGAATCTTGGGCTGGATCGGCGTGTTGATGTTGGTGCTGTTGCGATTGACCATCGGATGGCATTTCTACAGCGAAGGCGTCGAAAAGGTCCGCAGCGGCAGTTGGACGGCCGAGCCGTTTTTCGCCAACGCTCGCGGGCCACTGGCCCCGATGTACCGCGACATGGTCTGGGATTCCGAGGGCGTTTACCGGCTGGATCGTGACCGCGTCATGCTGGAATGGGCACGTTTTCGCGAACGAATCATCCGGCACTACGGTCTGGACGAGGCACAACAGGCCCTGGCCCAAGCGAACTACATCAAAGCTGTCGAGCAATACGATTACGTCATCGCCCTGAACCAAACGGACATCGAAGAATTCGAACTGGGGCGTGACCGGATCGCCGCCCTGGACCGAGACCCGACCCGCGGGGGCGTCGACAGTTTGGGCGGACAACGCGAAACGATCCGCAGAGAACGTCAAAAGCTGATCGCACCGGTGCTGAGCCAGATCGATGCGATCGCCGAGAATTACGAGTTGGCGCAAAACCGCGTCGCCAATGAAGAACAACAAGAACGCCATGCCGCCCTGGCGATGGCGCCGCCACCCACTTCGTTGATGGACACGTCGCGGATCGATTTGATCCTGCCGTATTTCGACGTGGTCATCGGGCTGATGCTGATGCTGGGTCTGCTGACACCCTTGGCGGCGTTGGCTGCGGCCGGTTTTCTCGGTTCAGTTTTTCTAAGCCAGTTTCCACCATCGACTGGTCCGTCATCGACGATGTACCAGCTGATCGAATCGATGGCCTGTCTGGTTTTGGCGGCGACGGGCTCCGGACGCTTCGCCGGCTTGGACTACTTTTTCCATCTGATCACCCGGAAAACCGCCGGTCCAAAATGAACTCGGCCGCATCGCCGTTCGTTGATCTCCTACGGGATCTTTCGGCACAACGATGCAGCGACGGCATAAAATGAACGGGTGTTCGCCCGTTCGCCCCCCACAACAACCCATCCAAAACACACCAAACTCCTTCTTAGGTCCAGGAGCCCACCGTGGTAGACAAGCTTTCGGCCGATCAACGCGACATCGGCAAACAAAATTATTACTCGGCGGTCGGCAGCTACTACGACGTTAATCGTCGTGATTTCCTGCGTGGGATCGTCGCCGCCGGTGCGGTCAGTGGTGCCGGTTTGGGTGCCGCCTACTTTGGTTACGGCAAGGTCAAAGATCCGGTCCGCGTTGCCGTGATCGGTACCGGTGACGAAGGCAACGTTTTGATCGGCGGCTGCAACCCTGATTACGTCGATGTCCGCGCAATCTGTGACATTCGCCCGTTCAGCAAACACCGTGCGTTCCACGGGGACTGCAGCAGCCCGTCGGCACTGGGCCGTCGTCCCGGTTTGATCTCAGTCGCCGGATACAAGGACGAAGCCGAAGCCCGCAAGAACGTCAAGGTTTACGACGCCGACAACGGCGGCATCATGGCGTGTTTGGACGATCCGGACATCGAAGCGGTGATCATCGCGTTGCCGCTATGGCTTCACGCCCCGGTCGCCGCACAAGCGATGGAACGTGGACTTCACGTGCTGACCGAAAAACTGATGGCCCGCACCGTGGCCCAGTGCAAAGTCATGGCACGGATGGCCAACGAGATGACCGACAAGGCGGGCAATCCGATTCACTTGGCCACCGGTCACCAACGTCACTACAACGTGAAGTATGACAATGCGGTCAACCTGATCCGCTGGGGTTTGCTGGGACAGTTGCACCACATCCGGGCGCAGTGGCACCGCGGCAACTTGCCGGGCGCCGACAGCTGGTCGATGCCCATCCCCGGCGGCGAACGCACCGCCGACGGAAAAGTCTTTGATCGCATCGCCAAGGACTTGGAATACCGTCGCAAGAAATTGGAAGAAGCGACCGATCCCGATGAAGTCGCCAAGTGGCAGGCACAAATCGCCCAGTGGGCCGCTTGGGATGCCGACAAGAACATCGACCCGAAGGCGTTCGGTTACGAAGACTTCCAGGTCAACGACAAGCTGTTCACCGCCGCCGAAGAACTGCACCGTTGGCGTTTGTTCCAACGCACCGGCGCCGGATTGATGGCCGAACTTGGCAGCCACCAACTGGATGCAGTCAGCATCTTCTTGTCCTCGCTGCGTGACGATGGCAAAAAGGTTCACCCGTTGTCGGTCCATGCCGTCGGCGGTCGCCACATCATGCCGCTGGACCGCGAAGTCGGCGACCACGTTTACTGCACGTTCGAATTCCCCGGGCCGGAATACTCCGCACAGTTCGACGTCGGCTATTACGACCGCGTCGAAAATTATCCTGACGGTGCGGTCCCCGGCTACGACCAAGACCCGAACAAAAAGGTCGTGGTCACCTACAGCAGCATCAACGGCAACGGCTTTGGCGGCTGGGGCGAAGTCGTCATGGGCACCAAGGGTACGTTGATCTTGGACAAAGAAACCGACGTTCTGCTATATCGCAACAGCGACACCAGCAGCAAAGTCGGCGTCGCCAAGAAAGAAGGCGGCTATGCCTTGGACACCAGTGCCTCGGGTGACTACGCCGCGCCGGTCGCCCAGGCCGCCGACAGCGGTCCGGTCAGCCGTGGTTACCGCGAGGAAATCGAGCACTGGGCTTACTGCATCCGGAATCCCGATCCGGAAAACAAGCCGCGTTGCTACCCCGCCGTCGCCATGGGCGACGCCGTCATCGCTTTGGCCACCAACGTTGCCATCAAGAACAACTTGGCCGGCAAGGGCGGCTACCTGGAATTTGAAGAAGACTGGTTCGACGTCGACAACGACGCGGTTCCCGACGGCAGCACCATCGCCGAAGCGACCGAGTTTATGAAGAAGCCTGTGGCCTAATACCGCCGCCGCTTCATTCGGACGGATCGCAACGTTCCCAACACCCGCACAGGCTTGTCCGGACCACCGGACAAGCCTGTTTTTGTTTCCCCCCACACCCCGTAGGTGGTTCAACCCGACGAAACACAGCGAACATCCCGGTCGCCGAGGCAGCCGAAATTTCGCCAAAAAGCTTCAATTTGATCCGCCCGGTCATCTAGGATGGTGATTCATCCCCACACCCCACCTTCATCCTGTCCGTCCACGCCATGCTGCCCCGCCCCAAGTTCGATCGGCTGATTGATCTTTTTGTCGCTGCTTTGATCGGGTTCACCCTGGCCCCGCTGGGATGCATGTCCGCCGTCCATGCACAGCCCGGTGGCCCCGCCGTCGTGATCGTCCAAAAGGTCACCGAAGAGAAGATCGCGCCGTATCAAGAGTTTGTCGGCAGCGTGAAAGCCAACCGCCGCAGCGTCATCGGCAGCGCCGTTGATGGACGCGTCGAACAGTTCATGGTCGAAGCCGGTGACCCGGTCGCCGCGGGTGACGAATTGGCTCAGCTGCGCACACGAACGATCAGCCTGGAGATCGCCGCGGCCAAAGCCGAACTGAAGCTTCGCGAAGCTGAGTTGCAGGAACTGAAAAACGGCTTGCGTGACGAAGAGATCCAGTTGGAACGCGCCAAGTCGCGAGCCGCAAACGCCGCCAATGCCTACGCGCAAGCGAAGCTGAAACGATTCGAGGCGTTGTTCAAATCTTCGTCCGGCGTGTCTCGTGACGAATACGAATCGTCGCGAGCCGAGGCCTTGGCGGCCCAAGCCATCGTCGAACAAACCGCCGCCAGTCTGGCATTGGCTGAACAAGGCACACGCCAGGAACGCATCGAGCAGGCCGCCGCTCGCGTGACGGTCCAACAAGAGATCGTGGCAAACTTGGAAGATCGAAAAAAGAAGTACACCGTCAAATCGCCCTTCAACGGCTTTGTCGTCGCCGAACTGACCGAAACCGGCGCCTGGGTTCGGCAAGGCGACGCGGTGGCCGAAGTCGTTGAAATCGATCCGGTGGAAATTGAGGTCTTCGTCCCCGAAGCGCTAGTTCGATTCACTCAAGACGGCGACACGGTCACGATCCGCATCGACGCATTGCCGGACGAACAGTTTCAAGGCACCGTGACGCGAATCGTTCCGCTTGCCGATGACCGCAGTCGATCATTCCCCGTCCGCGTATCCGTCCCCAATCCCGCCATTAACGGACGGCACCGACTGCTGCCCGGCATGTTGGCGCACATCGCTTTGCCCATCAGCGAACCCAAGAACGAATTGATGGTTCACAAAGATGCGCTGCAGATCAATGGCGACAAATCGATCGTGTTCAAGATCGTCGACAACAGTGCCGTCCCCGTCCCCGTGCGATACGGAATGGCGGAGGGATTCAAAATCGCCGTTCATCCACTGTTGCCCGGCCAGCTAGCCAGTGGGGATGCCGTCGTCGTGATTGGCAACGAACGGTTGCGTCCCGGCCAACAAGTCGTTGCCACCGAGCAGAAAGAAGACAGGGAGCCCACCAAACCGGCCCAGTAAGCTGACCACGCTTTTCGAACCGCAGCAGCATTCTGCCCGCCCCGCCCCACCAAATTTCCCCCGCCATCGTTCATGCACCCGATCGAAGCCTGCGTTCGCAACCCCGTGAAAGTCGCCGTCGGCGCGTTGCTGTTGATCCTGTTCGGCGTGATTGCCGTGCTGACCATGCCGATGCAGTTGATCCCCGAAGTCGAAACACCGACTTTGACGATCGAAACACGCTGGCCCGGTGCCAGTCCCCAAGAGATCGAACGCGAAATCATTCAGGAACAAGAAGAACAACTTAAAAGCGTCGAAGGCGTTCGCAAAATGACCAGCGAATCGGCAGATTCGTCCGGCACGATTCGACTGGAGTTTCTGGTCGGCACGAACATGGAAGAATCGCTGTTGAAGGTGAACAGTCGACTTCAACAGGTCCCGGAATACCCGGAAGAAGCCGACGAGCCGGTGATTTCCACCAGCAGTTCATCGGACCGACCAATCGCTTGGATGATCTTGTCCGCGATTCAACCGACCGAAACACAAATTCGA is from Crateriforma conspicua and encodes:
- a CDS encoding efflux RND transporter periplasmic adaptor subunit, with amino-acid sequence MLPRPKFDRLIDLFVAALIGFTLAPLGCMSAVHAQPGGPAVVIVQKVTEEKIAPYQEFVGSVKANRRSVIGSAVDGRVEQFMVEAGDPVAAGDELAQLRTRTISLEIAAAKAELKLREAELQELKNGLRDEEIQLERAKSRAANAANAYAQAKLKRFEALFKSSSGVSRDEYESSRAEALAAQAIVEQTAASLALAEQGTRQERIEQAAARVTVQQEIVANLEDRKKKYTVKSPFNGFVVAELTETGAWVRQGDAVAEVVEIDPVEIEVFVPEALVRFTQDGDTVTIRIDALPDEQFQGTVTRIVPLADDRSRSFPVRVSVPNPAINGRHRLLPGMLAHIALPISEPKNELMVHKDALQINGDKSIVFKIVDNSAVPVPVRYGMAEGFKIAVHPLLPGQLASGDAVVVIGNERLRPGQQVVATEQKEDREPTKPAQ
- a CDS encoding TQO small subunit DoxD, which codes for MLKVLYAPLRLATGWGISPRILGWIGVLMLVLLRLTIGWHFYSEGVEKVRSGSWTAEPFFANARGPLAPMYRDMVWDSEGVYRLDRDRVMLEWARFRERIIRHYGLDEAQQALAQANYIKAVEQYDYVIALNQTDIEEFELGRDRIAALDRDPTRGGVDSLGGQRETIRRERQKLIAPVLSQIDAIAENYELAQNRVANEEQQERHAALAMAPPPTSLMDTSRIDLILPYFDVVIGLMLMLGLLTPLAALAAAGFLGSVFLSQFPPSTGPSSTMYQLIESMACLVLAATGSGRFAGLDYFFHLITRKTAGPK
- a CDS encoding Gfo/Idh/MocA family protein; protein product: MVDKLSADQRDIGKQNYYSAVGSYYDVNRRDFLRGIVAAGAVSGAGLGAAYFGYGKVKDPVRVAVIGTGDEGNVLIGGCNPDYVDVRAICDIRPFSKHRAFHGDCSSPSALGRRPGLISVAGYKDEAEARKNVKVYDADNGGIMACLDDPDIEAVIIALPLWLHAPVAAQAMERGLHVLTEKLMARTVAQCKVMARMANEMTDKAGNPIHLATGHQRHYNVKYDNAVNLIRWGLLGQLHHIRAQWHRGNLPGADSWSMPIPGGERTADGKVFDRIAKDLEYRRKKLEEATDPDEVAKWQAQIAQWAAWDADKNIDPKAFGYEDFQVNDKLFTAAEELHRWRLFQRTGAGLMAELGSHQLDAVSIFLSSLRDDGKKVHPLSVHAVGGRHIMPLDREVGDHVYCTFEFPGPEYSAQFDVGYYDRVENYPDGAVPGYDQDPNKKVVVTYSSINGNGFGGWGEVVMGTKGTLILDKETDVLLYRNSDTSSKVGVAKKEGGYALDTSASGDYAAPVAQAADSGPVSRGYREEIEHWAYCIRNPDPENKPRCYPAVAMGDAVIALATNVAIKNNLAGKGGYLEFEEDWFDVDNDAVPDGSTIAEATEFMKKPVA